A region from the Streptosporangium sp. NBC_01756 genome encodes:
- a CDS encoding flavin-dependent oxidoreductase, with protein sequence MRVLIIGGGIGGLTTALSLHAAGIDCEVVESVVEPRPLGVGINLQPHAVRELTELGLGEALAEIGVPTSYLTYTDRFGGAILSLPRGRFAGYDWPQYSIHRGELQMLLLETARERLGTVRTGLSLEDFEQDGTGVTVSLRDVRTGERLKETADVLVGADGIHSTVRARLHPDDGPLLWNGIRMWRGTTEGEPFLDGTTLIVAGSNRSAKFVAYPISARLRARGRALINWVAEVTVAEPGPVPVADWSRPGRLEDVLPHFDGWRFPYLDVPAVISGSERILEYPMVDKDPLPRWGDGRVTLLGDAAHPLYPVGSNGGSQAVLDARVLARELAGAADPAAGLAAYEQERRTATTGLVLAHRELPMEETIAVVTERAPDGFDDIADVLTPEELANMAAAQRRTTDMDIKALNSRSSWNVAYKAYR encoded by the coding sequence ATGAGAGTACTGATCATCGGCGGCGGCATCGGAGGGCTCACCACCGCGCTCAGCCTCCATGCCGCGGGCATCGACTGCGAGGTCGTGGAGTCGGTCGTGGAGCCGCGCCCCCTCGGCGTGGGCATCAACCTGCAGCCCCACGCCGTCCGCGAGCTCACCGAGCTCGGCCTGGGGGAGGCGCTCGCCGAGATCGGCGTCCCGACGAGCTACCTGACCTACACCGACAGGTTCGGCGGGGCGATCCTGTCGCTCCCCCGCGGGAGGTTCGCGGGGTACGACTGGCCCCAGTACTCCATCCACCGCGGCGAACTGCAGATGCTGCTCCTGGAGACGGCGCGTGAGCGTCTCGGCACCGTCAGGACGGGACTGTCTCTGGAGGACTTCGAGCAGGACGGAACCGGGGTCACGGTGTCGCTGCGCGACGTGCGGACCGGTGAGCGGCTGAAGGAGACGGCCGACGTCCTCGTGGGCGCGGACGGCATCCACTCGACCGTCCGTGCCCGGCTGCACCCCGACGACGGGCCGCTGCTCTGGAACGGGATCCGGATGTGGCGCGGGACGACGGAGGGGGAGCCCTTCCTCGACGGCACCACATTGATCGTCGCCGGTTCCAACCGGTCGGCCAAGTTCGTGGCCTATCCCATCTCGGCGCGGCTCCGGGCCCGCGGGCGGGCGTTGATCAACTGGGTGGCCGAGGTGACGGTCGCCGAGCCGGGCCCCGTCCCGGTGGCCGACTGGTCCCGGCCCGGCCGTCTGGAGGACGTGCTGCCGCACTTCGACGGCTGGCGCTTCCCCTACCTGGACGTGCCCGCCGTCATCTCCGGCTCGGAACGGATCCTGGAGTACCCCATGGTGGACAAGGATCCGCTCCCGCGCTGGGGAGACGGCCGGGTGACGCTGCTGGGTGACGCCGCGCATCCGTTGTATCCGGTGGGCTCCAACGGCGGCTCGCAGGCCGTGCTGGACGCCCGTGTCCTGGCCAGGGAGCTGGCCGGCGCGGCCGATCCGGCCGCCGGGCTGGCCGCGTACGAGCAGGAGCGCAGGACCGCCACCACGGGACTCGTGCTCGCCCATCGTGAGCTGCCCATGGAGGAGACCATCGCGGTGGTCACGGAGCGGGCCCCCGACGGGTTCGACGACATCGCCGACGTGCTCACGCCGGAGGAACTGGCGAACATGGCCGCCGCCCAGCGGCGGACCACCGATATGGACATTAAGGCGCTTAATAGCCGTTCTTCCTGGAATGTTGCATATAAGGCGTATCGGTGA
- a CDS encoding ABC transporter permease: protein MNRTRVIRGVIGVCAAVALAEAIARLGIVDPEIVPPISAVLLRSVTLAGDPVFLAGVTDTVLAWLAGLALAAVAAVVLGVLLGSVPWLSAPSRMVVEFLRPIPSVALIPLAILLFGSEMEMKVSLIFYAAIWPILFNTLYALRDVDPVAKDAMRSFGFGPLAVLWRVSLPSAAPFVATGVRVAAGVALVVVVGAELLSGGQSGLGIFLIDAGSAGGNADVTLAGAVWAGVLGLIVNTLLVRVERGAFRWHFARTERTR from the coding sequence ATGAACAGAACCCGTGTCATCCGAGGGGTGATCGGCGTCTGCGCGGCGGTGGCGCTGGCCGAGGCGATCGCCCGGCTGGGGATCGTCGATCCGGAGATCGTCCCGCCGATCTCCGCCGTGCTGCTCCGATCCGTCACGCTGGCGGGGGACCCCGTGTTCCTCGCCGGCGTGACGGACACGGTCCTTGCCTGGCTGGCCGGGCTGGCGCTGGCCGCCGTCGCGGCGGTCGTCCTCGGCGTACTGCTCGGATCGGTCCCGTGGCTCAGCGCGCCGAGCCGGATGGTGGTGGAGTTCCTCCGCCCGATCCCCTCGGTGGCGCTGATCCCGCTGGCGATCCTGCTGTTCGGGTCGGAGATGGAGATGAAGGTGTCCCTCATCTTCTACGCGGCGATCTGGCCCATCCTGTTCAACACCCTCTATGCCCTCCGAGACGTGGATCCGGTGGCGAAGGACGCGATGCGCAGCTTCGGGTTCGGCCCCCTGGCCGTGCTCTGGCGGGTCTCCCTGCCGAGCGCCGCGCCGTTCGTCGCGACCGGGGTGCGCGTCGCCGCGGGCGTGGCGCTGGTCGTGGTCGTGGGCGCCGAACTGCTCAGCGGCGGCCAGAGCGGGCTCGGCATCTTCCTCATCGACGCGGGCAGCGCCGGAGGCAACGCCGATGTGACGCTGGCTGGCGCGGTCTGGGCGGGAGTGCTCGGACTCATCGTCAACACACTGCTGGTCCGGGTGGAACGCGGTGCGTTCCGCTGGCACTTCGCGCGCACGGAGAGGACGCGATGA
- a CDS encoding ABC transporter substrate-binding protein, whose amino-acid sequence MRLRHLVRSSLIGLMTALTLTACGGSGTEAAKPAGPGGLEKTELTVGVVPVPSSAPLFIAQEKGFFEAEGLTVRTETIQAPQTVMPKILNGGIDAFLTSYVSLITISDSGVAGLKMLAESQQGAPGVNGVVVTKDSPIAEPKDLKGKKIAVNVLKALGEVTVSAQLKAAGLAPGDVTFVPVPFAEQLNQLKAGTVDAAWLTEPYISAAKQDLGGRLLIDTLSGPTEGLPLDGWAATADWVAKYPKTAAAFQRAIGRAQQIAASDRQELNKVIPAFTRIPAEVASTMTMGTFSTSLDPARIQRVADLLNEFQITKSKIDATTLVAATPR is encoded by the coding sequence ATGAGGCTCAGACACCTCGTCCGCAGTTCCCTCATCGGCCTCATGACGGCTCTCACGCTCACCGCCTGTGGCGGTTCGGGCACCGAGGCGGCCAAGCCGGCCGGCCCCGGGGGCCTGGAGAAGACCGAGCTCACCGTCGGTGTCGTCCCGGTGCCCTCGTCCGCCCCCCTCTTCATCGCACAGGAGAAGGGTTTCTTCGAAGCCGAGGGCCTGACCGTCAGGACGGAGACCATCCAGGCGCCCCAGACAGTGATGCCGAAGATCCTCAACGGTGGCATCGACGCGTTCCTGACCAGCTACGTGTCGCTGATCACGATCAGCGACTCCGGCGTGGCCGGGCTCAAGATGCTTGCGGAGTCGCAGCAGGGCGCCCCTGGCGTCAACGGGGTCGTCGTCACCAAGGACTCTCCGATCGCCGAACCGAAGGACCTCAAGGGCAAGAAGATCGCGGTGAACGTGCTCAAGGCCCTCGGCGAGGTGACCGTCAGCGCGCAACTGAAGGCCGCGGGCCTGGCCCCGGGTGACGTCACCTTCGTGCCGGTGCCCTTCGCCGAGCAGCTCAACCAGCTCAAGGCCGGCACCGTCGACGCGGCCTGGCTCACCGAGCCCTACATATCCGCCGCGAAGCAGGACCTCGGCGGCCGTCTGCTGATCGACACCCTGTCCGGCCCGACCGAGGGGCTTCCGCTGGACGGCTGGGCGGCCACCGCGGACTGGGTGGCGAAGTATCCCAAGACCGCCGCCGCCTTCCAGCGCGCGATCGGCCGGGCACAGCAGATCGCCGCCTCCGACCGGCAGGAGCTCAACAAGGTCATCCCGGCCTTCACCCGGATTCCCGCCGAGGTCGCCTCGACCATGACCATGGGCACCTTCTCCACCTCGCTCGACCCGGCCCGCATCCAGCGTGTGGCCGATCTGCTGAACGAGTTCCAGATCACCAAGTCGAAGATCGACGCCACCACCCTCGTGGCCGCCACCCCGCGATGA
- a CDS encoding ABC transporter substrate-binding protein: MKLRSSIVGILALALMAVAGCGGADETTKASAGGSGLEKVKINIGMMPVVDTAPLQIAMDKGLFKAEGLEVSMVKLAGGAEAIPKLKGGSLDFSFGNYVSFFAATAKKAIDLKIVSDGFQSAPKTHVVLVPKDSKIQTMADLAGKTVAINTKRNVSSMLVRVAAKAHNVELDEDKNFVEAPFPEMEGLLKAGTVDAAQVVEPFGTFISQNIGARVIWDTSQGPTADFPIAGYATTSEFAKANPNTVAAFQRAMSKAQALAADRALVVAAIPKYTTIPAAVAGSLAIGGFPTTLNATRIQRVADSMKEYGLLDTALNVQDLIIDSK, from the coding sequence ATGAAACTCCGCTCGTCAATTGTCGGGATCCTGGCGTTGGCACTTATGGCGGTCGCCGGATGTGGCGGCGCCGACGAGACCACCAAGGCTTCCGCCGGTGGTTCCGGTCTGGAGAAAGTTAAGATCAACATCGGCATGATGCCGGTGGTCGACACGGCCCCCCTGCAGATCGCCATGGACAAGGGCCTGTTCAAGGCCGAAGGGCTCGAAGTCTCGATGGTGAAGCTCGCGGGTGGCGCGGAGGCCATCCCGAAGCTCAAGGGCGGCAGCCTGGACTTCAGCTTCGGGAACTACGTCTCCTTCTTCGCGGCCACCGCGAAGAAGGCCATCGATCTGAAGATCGTTTCTGACGGTTTCCAGAGCGCGCCCAAGACTCATGTGGTCTTGGTCCCCAAGGACAGCAAGATCCAGACCATGGCCGACCTCGCGGGCAAGACCGTCGCGATCAACACCAAGCGCAACGTCTCCTCGATGCTGGTCCGCGTCGCCGCCAAGGCGCACAACGTCGAGCTCGACGAGGACAAGAACTTCGTGGAGGCCCCCTTCCCGGAGATGGAGGGCCTGCTGAAGGCCGGCACGGTCGACGCCGCCCAGGTCGTCGAGCCGTTCGGCACCTTCATCAGCCAGAACATCGGCGCCCGCGTCATCTGGGACACCTCGCAGGGCCCGACCGCGGACTTCCCGATCGCCGGCTACGCGACCACCTCGGAGTTCGCCAAGGCGAACCCCAACACCGTGGCGGCGTTCCAGCGGGCGATGTCCAAGGCCCAGGCGCTGGCGGCCGACCGGGCACTCGTGGTCGCGGCCATTCCGAAGTACACGACGATCCCGGCCGCCGTGGCCGGTAGCCTCGCCATCGGCGGCTTCCCCACCACGCTCAACGCCACCCGGATCCAGCGGGTCGCCGACAGCATGAAGGAGTACGGCCTCCTCGACACGGCGCTGAACGTCCAGGACCTCATCATCGACAGCAAATGA
- a CDS encoding ABC transporter permease, whose translation MTAGKAVRGVLGVAGFLLVMEVLGRTGVIDPYLLPLPSTVLAGTAGLLADGGFRRAVGATLSSCVIGLTLAVAAAVPSGVVMGTLPGVERAVRPLVEFLRPIPSVALLPLAMFLFSSGEQGKIALVVYTSCWPLLINTLYGLHDVDPLAKETLRGFGFGPYSVVRLVSLPSAAPFIGTGVRIASSVALIVAVSVELVAGGEGIGTFVTGAAAGNRRDLMIAATLWTGMIGLAVNSVLAGAERRLFRWHRAQAGEEAT comes from the coding sequence ATGACGGCCGGAAAGGCGGTCCGCGGCGTCCTGGGCGTCGCGGGGTTCCTCCTCGTCATGGAGGTCCTGGGCAGGACCGGGGTCATCGATCCCTATCTGCTCCCGCTCCCCTCCACCGTCCTGGCCGGCACGGCCGGTCTTCTCGCCGACGGGGGTTTCCGGCGCGCGGTCGGTGCCACCCTCTCCTCCTGCGTGATCGGTCTGACGCTGGCCGTCGCGGCGGCCGTACCGTCCGGCGTGGTGATGGGCACCCTGCCCGGGGTCGAGCGCGCCGTACGGCCGCTGGTGGAGTTTCTGCGACCGATCCCCTCGGTCGCCCTGCTGCCCCTGGCCATGTTCCTGTTCTCCTCCGGAGAGCAGGGGAAGATCGCACTCGTCGTCTACACATCCTGCTGGCCGCTGCTCATCAACACGTTGTACGGCCTGCACGACGTCGACCCGCTCGCCAAGGAGACGCTGCGCGGCTTCGGTTTCGGCCCCTACTCCGTCGTACGGCTGGTGTCGTTGCCGAGTGCGGCGCCGTTCATCGGCACGGGTGTGCGGATCGCGAGCTCGGTCGCCCTCATCGTCGCGGTGAGCGTGGAACTGGTGGCGGGCGGGGAGGGCATCGGCACCTTCGTGACCGGCGCCGCCGCGGGCAACCGTCGCGACTTGATGATCGCGGCCACTCTGTGGACGGGGATGATCGGCCTGGCGGTCAACTCGGTGCTGGCCGGCGCGGAACGGCGGCTCTTCCGCTGGCACCGCGCCCAGGCCGGAGAGGAGGCGACATGA
- a CDS encoding ABC transporter ATP-binding protein, translating into MLEIANLTHTYGSGENAHRAIDGLELSVAEGELLCIVGPSGCGKSTLLRSIAGLIKPTAGDISVGGIPVRQTPDNLAVVFQDYSRSLFPWMSVGDNVALPLRRRNMDRKQRKAAAQDALEQVGLPAAAGKYPFELSGGMQQRVAIARALAYRPALMLMDEPFGSVDAQTREDLEDLVLQVREHHRMTIVLITHDIDESVYVGDRVVVLSKAPAKVVGDLRVNLPGSRNQISTREHPEFVRLRAEVGRLVRGFQAAVTS; encoded by the coding sequence TTGCTTGAGATCGCCAACCTCACCCACACCTACGGCAGTGGCGAGAACGCGCACCGGGCCATTGACGGACTCGAACTGAGCGTCGCCGAAGGTGAACTCCTCTGCATCGTCGGCCCTTCAGGCTGCGGAAAGTCGACCCTGCTGCGTTCCATCGCCGGCCTCATCAAGCCGACCGCCGGAGACATCAGCGTGGGCGGGATCCCGGTACGGCAGACGCCCGACAACCTGGCCGTCGTCTTCCAGGACTACAGCCGCTCGCTGTTCCCCTGGATGTCGGTGGGCGACAACGTCGCTCTGCCCCTGCGCCGGCGGAACATGGACCGCAAACAGCGCAAGGCGGCCGCCCAGGACGCGTTGGAGCAGGTCGGCCTGCCCGCGGCCGCGGGCAAGTATCCGTTCGAGCTGTCCGGCGGCATGCAGCAGCGGGTGGCGATCGCCCGCGCGCTGGCCTACCGCCCCGCGCTGATGCTGATGGACGAGCCGTTCGGCTCCGTCGACGCCCAGACCCGGGAGGACCTGGAGGATCTCGTCCTGCAGGTCAGGGAGCACCACAGGATGACGATCGTCCTGATCACCCACGACATCGACGAGAGCGTCTACGTCGGGGACCGGGTCGTCGTGCTGTCCAAGGCACCCGCGAAGGTCGTCGGCGACCTGCGCGTGAACCTCCCAGGTTCCCGTAACCAGATCTCCACCAGGGAACACCCGGAGTTCGTCCGGCTCCGCGCCGAGGTCGGGCGCCTGGTCAGAGGGTTCCAGGCCGCCGTCACCTCATGA
- a CDS encoding sensor histidine kinase, whose amino-acid sequence MRTSSSREDSGVGPAETPASSDQDTGGASGNHGSRGRRGRKLALRNWRVRSRLIALVLIPTLAGVVLGGLRIVSSVSSAADYGRTGKIAEFALQLSTLTHELALERDLSTRFIAERRTPSRRMAMKKQQAVVNAAADKVRATIDSAELVSMDSTGGQRVREKIAQVRTRLAELASMRQTVASTQLLAQPTLDMYSRAIQDLHAIHDEIGQDVTNDEALTGSVSAFAALTRAKEQVSRERAALAIVIASGQFSGESFDTFVSTRAQRDSELVTFRTEASLAQRQAYDDTVSGPKKDRAELFRIRALVFPTLKLKPGTPSLLPPSQVDRWFDSASDVISRMRDVQESIGDSIVFRTKELQDDEQRNALIVGAVVTALLLLVLGITVLMAQSLVRPLRTLRTEALSIAGRQLPETVQKLRETGEPAELEQISPIGVNSDDEIGQVARAFDEVHREAVRLAGQEATLRSNVNAMFVNLSRRSQTLVERQLSLIESLEQGEQDENRLGSLFRLDHLATRMRRNSENLLVLAGQEPARRWSQPIALIDVVRASLSEVENYERVDLRLSGGVSVAGTSVNDVVHLIAELVENAISFSPRETKVIVSSNRIDGGGVMVSITDIGIGMTPEELAQANWRLANPPVVDVSVSRRMGLFVVGRLALRHGIRVQLRQQDSGGLTAMVLLPDSLLSLAGAPATPAGPAAMPMGDWASSMASMDRSSVLASPTPLDSGHPSFASFEAAHPSLASLDMGQFNSFEAMRPAPGEGGHFGQAPVDTPWPGHTPPPGADPGWPSASQADTGVWPNPPSRGGDSGGWASPPSRGGDSGMWSDQPSRGGDSGVWSSPPSRGGDSGVWSDQPSRDRDSRGRSGGDSGAFQRSPFEAADNTGPLPVVRDSSPMEEAKEEFLPIFAAVESDWFRKVEPAVPDQAVAEEPTAKIAAKAPSPPKPAPAPEAWSSPADAGWQAAKAASEPTLGGITGSGLPKRVPKANLVPGTAAPDLSAAPQTPVLRPTVSPEAVRNRLASFQKGVRQGRAAARGEAGAEQAYPDFGRGVEGNKEDR is encoded by the coding sequence ATGAGGACGTCATCATCGCGCGAGGACTCCGGCGTCGGTCCAGCCGAGACCCCGGCGTCCAGTGATCAGGACACCGGCGGAGCCTCCGGAAACCACGGCTCCCGCGGCCGGCGTGGCCGCAAGCTCGCACTGCGCAACTGGCGCGTACGGTCCAGGCTGATAGCCCTCGTCCTCATCCCGACCCTGGCCGGCGTCGTCCTCGGCGGTCTCCGGATCGTCTCCTCGGTCTCCAGCGCCGCCGACTACGGGCGCACCGGGAAGATCGCCGAGTTCGCCCTTCAGCTGAGCACCCTCACGCATGAGCTTGCCCTGGAGCGCGACCTCTCCACGCGCTTCATCGCCGAGCGCCGCACTCCCAGCAGGCGCATGGCGATGAAGAAGCAGCAGGCGGTCGTCAACGCCGCCGCCGACAAGGTCCGTGCGACGATCGACTCGGCGGAGCTGGTCAGTATGGACAGCACGGGCGGGCAGCGCGTCCGAGAGAAGATCGCTCAGGTGCGCACCCGGCTGGCGGAACTGGCGAGCATGCGGCAGACCGTCGCGAGCACCCAGCTGCTGGCCCAGCCCACCCTGGACATGTACTCCCGGGCGATCCAGGACCTGCACGCGATCCACGACGAGATCGGCCAGGACGTCACCAACGACGAAGCCCTGACCGGCAGCGTCTCCGCGTTCGCCGCGCTGACCCGCGCGAAGGAGCAGGTCTCCCGCGAGCGCGCCGCCCTCGCGATCGTCATCGCCTCCGGCCAGTTCAGCGGGGAGAGCTTCGACACCTTCGTCTCCACCCGCGCGCAGCGCGACAGCGAGCTCGTCACCTTCCGGACCGAGGCCTCGCTCGCCCAGCGCCAGGCCTACGACGACACGGTGAGCGGCCCGAAGAAGGACCGGGCCGAACTGTTCCGCATCCGCGCCCTGGTCTTCCCGACGCTGAAGCTGAAGCCCGGCACCCCCTCCCTGCTGCCTCCGTCGCAGGTCGACAGATGGTTCGACTCCGCCAGTGACGTCATCTCGCGCATGCGCGACGTCCAGGAGAGCATCGGCGACTCGATCGTCTTCCGGACCAAGGAGCTCCAGGACGACGAGCAGCGCAACGCACTGATCGTCGGTGCGGTCGTCACCGCCCTGCTGCTCCTCGTCCTCGGCATCACCGTCCTGATGGCCCAGTCGCTGGTCCGCCCGCTGCGCACGCTGCGCACCGAGGCCCTGTCGATCGCCGGCCGCCAGCTTCCCGAGACCGTGCAGAAGCTGCGGGAGACCGGGGAGCCGGCCGAGCTTGAGCAGATCTCTCCGATCGGGGTCAACTCCGACGACGAGATCGGGCAGGTGGCACGGGCCTTCGACGAGGTCCACCGCGAAGCCGTACGGCTGGCGGGCCAGGAGGCCACGTTGCGGAGCAACGTCAACGCGATGTTCGTCAACCTCTCCCGGCGCAGCCAGACCCTGGTCGAACGTCAGCTTTCCCTCATCGAGAGCCTGGAGCAGGGCGAACAGGACGAGAACCGTCTCGGCAGCCTGTTCCGGCTCGACCACCTGGCCACCCGCATGCGCCGCAACAGCGAGAACCTCCTGGTCCTCGCCGGCCAGGAGCCCGCGCGCCGGTGGAGCCAGCCGATCGCACTGATCGACGTGGTCCGCGCCTCGCTCTCGGAGGTCGAGAACTACGAGCGGGTCGACCTGAGGCTCTCCGGCGGCGTGTCCGTGGCCGGCACCTCGGTCAACGACGTCGTGCACCTGATCGCCGAGCTCGTGGAGAACGCGATCTCCTTCTCCCCCAGGGAGACCAAGGTCATCGTGTCCAGCAACCGGATCGACGGCGGCGGCGTGATGGTCTCGATCACCGACATCGGCATCGGCATGACTCCCGAGGAACTCGCCCAGGCGAACTGGCGGCTGGCCAACCCGCCGGTGGTGGACGTCTCGGTGTCCCGTCGCATGGGCCTGTTCGTGGTCGGCCGGCTGGCCCTGCGGCACGGTATCCGCGTGCAGCTCCGCCAGCAGGACAGCGGCGGTCTGACCGCCATGGTGCTGCTCCCCGACTCCCTGCTCTCCCTGGCCGGCGCCCCCGCGACACCGGCCGGTCCGGCCGCGATGCCCATGGGCGACTGGGCCTCCTCCATGGCCTCGATGGACCGGTCGTCCGTGCTGGCCAGTCCCACCCCGCTCGATTCCGGCCATCCGTCGTTCGCCTCCTTCGAAGCGGCCCACCCGTCGCTCGCCTCCCTCGACATGGGGCAGTTCAACTCCTTCGAGGCCATGCGGCCCGCCCCGGGAGAGGGCGGCCACTTCGGCCAGGCCCCGGTCGACACCCCCTGGCCCGGCCACACGCCGCCGCCGGGCGCCGACCCCGGCTGGCCGAGCGCGTCGCAGGCGGACACCGGAGTGTGGCCGAACCCACCGTCGCGCGGTGGTGACTCCGGAGGGTGGGCGAGTCCGCCGTCACGCGGTGGTGACTCCGGCATGTGGTCGGATCAGCCGTCGCGCGGTGGTGACTCCGGTGTGTGGTCCAGCCCGCCGTCACGCGGCGGCGATTCCGGGGTGTGGTCGGATCAGCCGTCCCGTGACCGTGACTCCCGAGGGCGGTCCGGCGGGGATTCGGGGGCGTTCCAGCGGAGCCCCTTCGAAGCGGCCGACAACACCGGCCCGCTGCCCGTGGTCCGTGACTCCTCGCCGATGGAAGAGGCGAAAGAGGAGTTTCTGCCGATTTTCGCCGCGGTCGAGTCCGACTGGTTCAGGAAGGTCGAACCCGCGGTCCCCGACCAGGCGGTGGCCGAGGAACCCACGGCCAAGATCGCGGCCAAGGCCCCCAGCCCGCCCAAGCCCGCACCGGCACCCGAGGCCTGGTCCTCACCCGCCGACGCCGGCTGGCAGGCGGCCAAGGCGGCGAGCGAACCCACACTCGGCGGAATCACCGGCTCCGGCCTGCCGAAGCGCGTGCCCAAGGCGAATCTGGTGCCCGGTACAGCCGCGCCCGACCTGAGCGCGGCACCCCAGACCCCTGTTCTCCGGCCCACCGTCTCTCCTGAGGCGGTGCGCAACAGGCTGGCGAGCTTCCAGAAGGGAGTACGGCAGGGCCGTGCCGCGGCCAGGGGCGAAGCCGGTGCCGAGCAGGCGTACCCCGACTTCGGCCGGGGCGTTGAAGGAAACAAGGAGGACCGGTGA
- a CDS encoding ABC transporter permease — translation MSWTGPVARGVLAVVSRLWLAAALFTAWEVAARIIQESYFPPPSEIVTAMHELWFSGPAGRLFLTERALDDFGHSLYNLFGGWVLACLAGIAVGVALGLSRTLADYVEPMVHFGRAIPPPTLLSFYIAAFQLGTPMQVATIVSGVVWPVLLNTVDGVRTVDRLHLESAEVFGVRGIRRLLLIVIPAASPKIVAGVRISLGIALILMVLSELVGSTAGIGSLLIGAQRSFDLPQMWAGIVLLGLLGYLFNAVFVTVEKRALRWHLNARGTS, via the coding sequence ATGAGCTGGACCGGTCCGGTGGCACGCGGCGTCCTCGCCGTGGTGTCCCGACTGTGGCTGGCCGCCGCACTGTTCACGGCCTGGGAGGTGGCGGCCCGGATCATCCAGGAGAGCTACTTCCCGCCGCCGTCGGAGATCGTCACGGCGATGCACGAACTGTGGTTCTCCGGCCCGGCGGGACGGCTGTTCCTCACCGAGCGGGCGCTGGACGACTTCGGGCACAGCCTGTACAACCTCTTCGGCGGCTGGGTGCTCGCCTGTCTGGCGGGGATCGCCGTCGGCGTCGCGCTGGGCCTGTCGCGCACGCTGGCCGACTACGTGGAGCCGATGGTCCACTTCGGGCGGGCGATCCCGCCGCCCACCCTTCTCTCCTTCTACATCGCGGCGTTCCAGCTCGGGACGCCCATGCAGGTGGCGACCATCGTCTCCGGAGTCGTCTGGCCGGTGCTGCTCAACACCGTCGACGGTGTCCGCACGGTGGACCGGCTCCATCTGGAGAGCGCCGAGGTCTTCGGCGTACGGGGGATACGCAGGCTGCTGTTGATCGTCATCCCCGCCGCGTCTCCCAAGATCGTGGCCGGGGTCCGCATCAGCCTGGGCATCGCCCTGATTCTGATGGTCCTGTCCGAGCTCGTCGGGAGCACCGCGGGCATCGGCTCCCTGCTCATCGGCGCCCAGCGCAGCTTCGACCTGCCCCAGATGTGGGCGGGAATCGTGCTTCTGGGCCTGCTGGGATACCTGTTCAACGCCGTCTTCGTAACGGTGGAGAAGCGGGCTCTCAGGTGGCATCTGAACGCCCGGGGCACGTCATGA
- a CDS encoding roadblock/LC7 domain-containing protein: MSQAARGVNWLITDFVNNVPGVAHTVVVSADGLPLAYSDGFPRDRADQLAAVAAGLISLTQGASRVFEGGAVTQTVVEMQRGLLLIMSISDGSCLAVLAAADCDMGLVAYQMTLLVERAGQVLTPAVRAELQASHPR, encoded by the coding sequence ATGAGCCAGGCCGCCCGGGGGGTCAATTGGCTGATCACTGACTTTGTGAACAATGTCCCAGGAGTTGCGCACACGGTCGTGGTGTCGGCGGACGGTCTGCCGTTGGCGTATTCCGACGGATTCCCCCGTGACCGGGCGGACCAGCTGGCGGCAGTGGCAGCCGGCCTGATCAGCCTGACCCAGGGCGCCTCCAGGGTCTTCGAGGGCGGCGCCGTCACCCAGACGGTGGTGGAGATGCAGCGAGGGCTGCTCCTCATCATGTCGATCAGTGACGGCTCCTGCCTCGCCGTCCTGGCGGCGGCCGACTGTGACATGGGCCTGGTGGCCTATCAGATGACCCTGCTCGTCGAGCGGGCCGGTCAGGTGCTGACGCCCGCCGTCCGCGCCGAACTCCAGGCCTCCCACCCCAGGTGA
- a CDS encoding DUF742 domain-containing protein has product MDDPYQQQGGPSHLMQPAPAEQSSLVRPYAVTGGRTAPRTQLAMEALVSSATSIHHDLSNRTPEYQAISALCRQVRSVAEISAMLRIPLGVTRILVADMAAENLVQLHQPQLDAGKPDLNLLERVLSGLRRL; this is encoded by the coding sequence ATGGACGACCCCTACCAACAACAGGGTGGTCCTTCACATCTCATGCAACCGGCACCGGCGGAACAGAGTTCTCTGGTCCGGCCATACGCCGTGACCGGGGGGCGGACCGCCCCCCGGACCCAGCTCGCCATGGAGGCACTCGTCTCCTCGGCGACGTCCATACATCATGATCTGTCCAACCGCACTCCGGAGTATCAGGCGATCAGCGCCCTGTGCCGGCAGGTGCGTTCGGTCGCTGAGATCTCCGCGATGCTCCGCATCCCGCTCGGCGTGACCCGGATCCTGGTCGCGGACATGGCGGCCGAGAACCTGGTCCAGCTGCATCAGCCGCAGCTGGACGCGGGCAAGCCGGATCTCAACCTGCTGGAAAGGGTGCTCAGTGGACTTCGCAGACTCTAA